The Mauremys mutica isolate MM-2020 ecotype Southern chromosome 1, ASM2049712v1, whole genome shotgun sequence genome has a segment encoding these proteins:
- the TXNDC9 gene encoding thioredoxin domain-containing protein 9 — protein sequence MAADTSVEMFSKVLENQMLQTTKVVEEQLDAEIQKLDQMDEDELERLKERRLEALKKSQQQKQEWLSKGHGEYREIPSERDFFQEVKGSKNVVCHFYKDTTFRCLIIDKHLAALSKKHIETKFLKLNAEKSPFLCERLGIKVIPTLALVKDGKTQDFIVGFTDLGNTDDFTTETLEWRLGCSDIINYSGNLMDPPFQSQKKSGTIVTKLDKKTIRGKKYDSDSDDD from the exons ATGGCTGCTGATACTTCTGttgaaatgttttcaaaagtTCTGGAAAACCAAATGCTTCAGACTACTAAAGTAGTGGAAGAACAGCTGGATGCTGAGATTCAGAAATTGGACCAGATGGATGAAGATGAATTGGAACGCCTTAAAGAAAGGAGGCTTGAAGCACTAAAGAAATCCCAGCAGCAGAAACAA GAATGGCTCTCAAAAGGACATGGAGAATATAGAGAAATCCCAAGTGAGAGAGACTTTTTTCAAGAAGTCAAAGGGAGTAAAAATGTGGTTTGCCATTTCTATAAAGATACAACCTTCAG atGCCTGATAATAGACAAGCATTTGGCAGCACTTTCAAAAAAACACATTGAAACAAaattcctgaaattaaatgctgagAAATCTCCATTCCTGTGCGAGAGATTGGGCATCAAAGTAATTCCCACTCTAGCACTAGTAAAAGATGGAAAAACGCAAGATTTTATTGTTGGCTTTACTGATCTTGGTAATACGGATGACTTTACCACAGAAACCCTAGAATGGAGATTAGGCTGTTCAGACATAATTAATTACAG TGGAAACTTGATGGACCCACCTTTTcagagccaaaagaaatctggaaCCATTGTCACAAAGCTGGATAAGAAAACTATCAGAGGAAAGAAATATGATTCAGATTCTGATGACGACTAA